A window of Dehalococcoidia bacterium genomic DNA:
GCCGGGCACGCCCCGGCGGCGAGGCCAACGCTGGTGCGCGACCAGGAAACGGCGAAGGCTTCGTACCGCAGAACGCGGGTTGAGCGGTTGCCGTCTCGCTTGAGCTCCGTTCGCGGCGCCCCTGCTCGCCTGGTCTGACCGCAACAGTTGCCCTGAGGGTTCGTGCCGCTGACGCCGGCGAATCCGTGCATTCGACGCCGCCTCCTCCACGTACCCACGGCACGTATTCTCGTCGTCTGCCGCCGTCTACACCGCGCTCTCTGGCCGAATCTACCACGGCAGCGCGTTGATCCTCATAGGCAGGCTAGGGGCAGGCTGCGCCGGCCGGCGCCACTGTGCGTCGAGCCTGCCGGGCGCATCGGGAGGGGTCGGGCGGCCATCCCCGGGGCGCAAGAGCACAGGAGCACGACGATGGCGGAGCCGGGTTCACCATCCGGGCCTCATCACCCCCTACCTCGACCAGGATCCGGCGGTGGCGGCGATGCCGGCGGCGACTGTGACCAGTTGCGCCGCGATGAGGCGGCGGTTTCACGGACGCTGGGCTTGTTGCCGGCCAGCCTCGCGCATGCAACCGACCCTTCTCAGCGGCACGACCTGGAACGTGGGATTCAGATCGCATCGGACGAGTTGGCGGCCATCCGTGCCAGCCTGGGAGAGCAGGGCTGCATGGAACGCCCACTGCCTCACTGGGTGTTTGGGCCGGTCGGCGCCAACGTCCAGGTGAGCCACAGCGCCACTCCCTTGAACGCGCGCAGCGAGTCCGCTCTCGCCATCAACCCGCACAATGCCCTTGCGCTGGTCGGCGCCTCCAAGCGATTCATCGACCCTACCCACTACGGCTTCACCCTCGCCGCCTATTACAGCACCGACAGCGGCCAGACGTGGCAAGAGTCACCGCCCCTGCAACTGCTTACCGATCCGGACCCGGACAAGACCTGGGCAGGCGTCTCCGACCCGGTCGTGGCCTGGGACGACGCCGGCAACGTCTACCTCGTCGCCCTGCCCTTTCCAAGCGAGAACGGGCCGTACTTCACGCTGGGTATCGCGGTCTACCGCTCCAGCGACGGCGGCATGAGCTGGAGCGCTCCCAACTTCATCCATCCCCATCCGGCTCCGACAAGCGACGCCGACGACAAGCAGGCGGTGGCGGGTGATACGACTCCGGCCAGTCCGTATGTCGGGCGCGTCTATGCAGCCTGGGACACCGATCACCGCCTCTCTTTCGCCCGCACCACCGACCACGGTGCAACCTGGCGAGGGGTCGGGGCGCGGCCGGTGGGGGAGGGGCTCGACACGGTGGTTCACGATTCCTTCGCCCCCGAGATCGCGATCGCACCTGACGGGACGGTGCATATCATCTGGATCGCCGGCGACGTAATTAAGCGCGTCAGTTCCACTGATGGCGGCGAGAGTTTTTCGGCGCCCAGCATCGTGGCCAGCGGCATCAGCCCGCTGACCTCGCCGCCGCTGCCGCAAACGGACGAGTGGACGCAACTCCCGGGCGGGCACTTCCGCGTCGTGACGTTTCCCGTCATCTGTGCAGGGTTGGCCAACGAACTGGTGGTGGCCTGGGCCGACTACCGCGAAGGGGTCTCGCGCGTTTACTACCGCCGCTCCGCAAACGGCGGTGCGACCTGGGAGGGCACGGCGGCG
This region includes:
- a CDS encoding sialidase family protein, which codes for MERPLPHWVFGPVGANVQVSHSATPLNARSESALAINPHNALALVGASKRFIDPTHYGFTLAAYYSTDSGQTWQESPPLQLLTDPDPDKTWAGVSDPVVAWDDAGNVYLVALPFPSENGPYFTLGIAVYRSSDGGMSWSAPNFIHPHPAPTSDADDKQAVAGDTTPASPYVGRVYAAWDTDHRLSFARTTDHGATWRGVGARPVGEGLDTVVHDSFAPEIAIAPDGTVHIIWIAGDVIKRVSSTDGGESFSAPSIVASGISPLTSPPLPQTDEWTQLPGGHFRVVTFPVICAGLANELVVAWADYREGVSRVYYRRSANGGATWEGTAAGEPLLTGAVASPAGQHDFHPQLASMPDGAIGCAFYEFGAKGSPPAGLPRIDVVLAATTGSGTPFSRRALVTDQPWDPTVDAPLSHGDPWVTFIGDYFGLAASNLGFFPFWTDTRTGIQEIFTARVARHRA